TATGAAGACCTCAACACTGAGGGTAACCGCGAATACATCAATTTCACGCGCAACGGCGATCTGCTTTATCAGATGCTCGCGCGATCAAGCGCTGCGCCCGAACTCGCGCGACATTTTGCACATCTGTTCGAGCGGCGTGACTCCTGTGATCGCCTGACAGAACTCATCCAGCCGGAAGTCGCAGAGGAGCGGCATACGCGAAGCGGCAGCTACTGCCTTACGCCAAGCATCCCGCCTTTGACGTGCTGGCCCAGGATTGGCTGGCCGTTCTAGAGCTTCAGCTCCCGAGATTCGACGCCTATCCCTACCTGACGATCCTGGGAGCACTGCATATCACCCTTTATCAGCTGCAGGTAGCGGCCCACGTCTGCGACAAACCCAAGCCCCACTTCATTTGCGAAGTTGTCGCGCCCAAGAAGACGCTTGTCCGCGAGCTTTCCGCAGGCAATTACATCGCGAACAACCAACTATCGCTTTCGGCTGTCGAGACCTATGTGCGAAACATTGGCAAGTCGCCGGAATGGATCGTTGCGGCGGCAGAGCAGTCGGGAGTTGGAGCATGTCGTGAAATCATGCGAGAAAAAGTTCGCTGGCCCGACGAGGACTACACCGGGCCAGTCGATCCTGATGTTCTCCTCGAAAATCTGCGTCACACAGCGCAGCGGCGCCATCGCCAGCATACGGCGAACGTCCACAACAGCCTGGGACGGGGCGCAGGGCTGGTCTCGCGTCGCGGTACCAATCGGCTGCGTTACGCACCAAACCGACGAACTCCTCAAAGCCTTAATCCTCGCCAACGTTCCGGTCCGCATGGACTATGGCCAATTCCTTGGCCGCCTCTACGACCGCTACGGCCTCGTCTTTGGGGAGCAAGAGGGACAGCTTGCCATTACGACGGAGGACTTTGACAAGCGCGCGTTTCAAGCCAATGCCTCGCGGCTCGAAAATCGCCTCAAGACCATCGGCATGCTGCGGCGGCTCTCCGACGCCTGCGCCTATGTCGAAAATCCCTTGCGGAGATCCGCAGTATGAACGTCGCCTCGCTCGTCGGCGCAGTCGCCGCCGCCTATCTCCGCGAAGAACTCCAGGCCGACACGGGCGCAGTGCAGTCGACTGCGCGCTACGTGCTCAATCTCAGCGCCGAACAGGTTGCGGCCGTCGCACGCGCCGTGCTCGCGGATCCGTTTCTCGATGACCGCATCGACATCAAGCTGCCGATCTCGCTTGTGAGCGGCCAAGGTCTGCCCGAAGAGACGCTGACGACCGAAGGTGCCACCTACTATCGAAACGCTGATTGTCCGAAGGCTGCCTATCGCTGCGAACACGAACATGGCGAAGACGCCTCGATCCGTGAAATTGCGAAACTTGGCCCTCCTGAGCTACTCGAGCGAATTGACCTTTGGGTTCGCGAGGCATCAAAAGGCCTGCCTATTGCTCAGGAACAGCAAAATGGTGGGCAAAAGCGCTGGCAGGACTCCGCGATCTTCGAATCGTCTCGATCGACCGCTTTGCGGCCTACATCTTGCGAACCCGCCGGGAAAACGAGGAGTCCGGTCGCCCAATCATCGACGCGCTGGGCGCCGCAATGCCGGCGCTGCGTCTCCCCAATGACCCTGCGTGCTTCGGAAGCCTCAAAGAGCGCCAGCGCGCCATGTATCGGCATGGAAGCAGCAATTCAACAACGCTCACAAGAGGCGATCTGGACCGCTCCTCAAGCAGACCTCAAGCCAGCTTCTACTTACCGAAGAAGACCTGCGCAACGCTTTCGAAAAGGTTGCGCACCAGATCCCAAATGTCTGCCATCCCGCGATCGAAGCTTTTATCGGGGCGCCCAGCGGCTGGAACGCCCAGGCCGAAGCTTTAGCAGAACAAGATTGGGAGCAAATTAAGCCGATCTTCGATGGCCTGCAGCGCGAGAAATTCAACCTTGGCAAGGACACGCTTGAGTTCTTCAGTGAGCTCGAAGAAGACAAGCTAGAGGATGAGGAGCTGGAATACCTCAAGCTCTTGTCCAAGCGGTCGGAAAAAATCGATGAAGATACAGAGTTCTATGAAGCCCACCGTAGCGAAATCAAAGACGACAAGAAACTGAAGTCGGCTTGGGATCGCTTCGTATATGGCCGCCCCATCGAAACGACTTGACTTCATCGCCGGAATTTGCGCGGTCATGGAGCCACTTTACAACCGCATGCCGACGGGCGATCAGCGCAAGCTGAAAATAAAATGCGAATCGGCGACAAAGAGAGACCTGCGATCTCTCAACTATGAAGCCGGTCTCTATTTCGCGCACCGCTACGCCGGCCTACGTCGGCTGTTCGGCCGAATGATCGACTGGGATGTCGGTGATCTTTTCGAATTCGACAAGCTTGTCGCCGACTGGAAAAAGGCCGACAAGGCTAAAAACAAGCTCAACACGTCCACCGCCAAACCGGCCCTGCAGCTCAAATTCGTCGTCGAATTGGAGACAACGACCGATGGTGACAGCATCCAAAAGCATTCCACGCAGTTAATCTGGCGCTATAACCCCTCATACGTCGCGAGCCAACTGATCGACGACTGGGGGCGGCTGACCCAAAATCCCTTCACGGCCTGCCGCACGCAGCGTGAATTCACCGCCGATAAAACGATCGATTTGGCCAACGTAAAGAC
The Chloracidobacterium sp. genome window above contains:
- a CDS encoding DNA translocase FtsK, whose translation is MAAPSKRLDFIAGICAVMEPLYNRMPTGDQRKLKIKCESATKRDLRSLNYEAGLYFAHRYAGLRRLFGRMIDWDVGDLFEFDKLVADWKKADKAKNKLNTSTAKPALQLKFVVELETTTDGDSIQKHSTQLIWRYNPSYVASQLIDDWGRLTQNPFTACRTQREFTADKTIDLANVKTFMPAFDRDRGSFVPTPKPDRNLDALWRKNLDECVDQAYLSARDAKTLGEAFTTFESAYKLSIVDFSTKGGGTDSVLNQTTAYAALLDAVLTLAKGDRNRDKLLKPLLMIGVAPIDGGRPAAVVAPWHPMRLAAIWRKSKLAVDLVKQILGSVEAEGDPKLFFRDL